From Nguyenibacter vanlangensis, one genomic window encodes:
- a CDS encoding SelT/SelW/SelH family protein, producing the protein MAGSGPRVAIRYCTACNWLLRAAWMAQEILATFGDAIGEVALVPDTGGRFEITVGDTVIWERKRDGGFPGPKALKQRVRDVIAPEHDLGHVDR; encoded by the coding sequence TGGTTCCGGCCCGCGCGTTGCCATCCGTTATTGCACCGCCTGCAACTGGCTGCTGCGCGCGGCCTGGATGGCGCAGGAGATCCTTGCGACGTTCGGCGACGCGATCGGCGAGGTGGCGCTGGTTCCGGATACCGGCGGGCGGTTCGAGATCACGGTGGGCGACACGGTGATCTGGGAGCGCAAGCGGGATGGCGGCTTTCCCGGTCCCAAAGCATTGAAGCAACGGGTGCGGGACGTCATCGCCCCCGAGCATGATCTGGGGCATGTCGATCGCTGA